The following proteins come from a genomic window of Nostoc sp. ATCC 53789:
- a CDS encoding SDR family oxidoreductase codes for MNTTHQRQSKKTALITGAAGGIGYELACIFAAHNYNLVLVDRNGPTLVEIAAKFQEKFGIFVKTIVKDLSISTAPEEIFTELQKADINVDVLVNNAGFGIYGLFHETDLATELEMLQVNLVCLTHLTKLFLKHMVKQGEGKILNVSSAAAFQPGPLMAVYFATKAYILSFSEAIANELEGTGVTVTVLCPGSTASAFHERTGMADSKLLKGKRMMDARTVAEVGFRALMKGQTIVIPGLLNAILAKSVRFVPRNLVTKIVRNMQEDK; via the coding sequence ATGAACACAACACATCAAAGACAGAGCAAAAAAACTGCTCTTATTACTGGGGCAGCCGGTGGAATTGGCTACGAATTAGCGTGTATTTTTGCTGCTCATAATTACAATCTGGTCTTAGTAGACAGAAATGGGCCAACGCTAGTAGAAATTGCAGCTAAATTCCAAGAAAAATTTGGAATTTTTGTCAAAACTATTGTTAAGGATTTATCTATATCAACTGCTCCTGAAGAAATTTTCACGGAGTTGCAAAAAGCCGATATTAATGTTGATGTGCTGGTAAATAATGCTGGATTTGGTATCTATGGATTATTTCATGAAACAGACTTAGCTACTGAACTGGAAATGCTACAGGTAAATTTGGTGTGTCTCACCCATTTAACTAAGCTATTCCTGAAGCACATGGTCAAGCAAGGTGAAGGTAAGATATTAAACGTCTCCTCGGCTGCGGCGTTTCAACCAGGGCCTTTGATGGCGGTTTATTTTGCTACTAAAGCCTATATCTTATCGTTTTCAGAAGCGATCGCTAATGAGTTAGAAGGTACTGGTGTCACTGTGACAGTTCTTTGCCCAGGCTCAACCGCATCTGCCTTTCATGAGAGAACCGGAATGGCTGACTCTAAGTTGCTCAAGGGTAAGAGAATGATGGATGCACGAACAGTAGCTGAAGTTGGTTTTCGTGCCTTAATGAAGGGTCAAACCATTGTCATTCCTGGTTTACTCAATGCAATACTTGCAAAAAGCGTCAGATTTGTACCTAGAAACCTGGTGACAAAAATTGTGCGAAATATGCAGGAAGATAAGTAA
- a CDS encoding thioester reductase domain-containing protein, whose product MTIKQSFTADDIQVFLVSNLAKLLGVATDEIDVTEHLENYGLDSAQAMILVSNLEKLLGFQPSPLLLWHYPNIEALSQRLAEEVQDGSPVQDTKVVASNANTAPSILDLGAEAVLDPTIHPGAASNVAIDEPKNIFLTGGTGFLGAFIIRELLQETNADIYCLVRAVNAEEGKSKLQKNLEQYAIWQEEFSSRIIPIVGDLSQPLLGIGSEQFQILAANIDTIYHSAALLNYVFPYSALKAANVLGTQEVLRLACQVKVKPVHYVSSVAVFESTAYAGKVVKEQDEFNHWEGIYLGYSQTKWVAEKLVKIARDRGLPVTIHRPPLISGDSKTGICNTHDFINLMTKGCLQMGYFPDVDYMLDMSPVDYVSKAIVYLSRQKESIGKAFNLQHPQPAALKMLVEWIRSFGYSVEMIPYEKWQSELINNVTSADNPLYTLRPFLLERWSDEQLTIPDLYLQARRPHISCQDTLHALAGSSIACPPIDSQLFMTYTAYLIQSGFLNIA is encoded by the coding sequence ATGACTATAAAACAGTCTTTCACAGCAGACGATATTCAAGTATTTTTGGTATCTAACTTAGCTAAGTTGTTAGGAGTAGCAACTGATGAAATAGATGTCACAGAACATTTAGAAAACTATGGTTTGGATTCAGCCCAAGCAATGATTCTAGTAAGTAACTTAGAAAAGTTGCTCGGATTTCAACCATCTCCGTTGCTTCTGTGGCATTACCCAAATATTGAAGCTCTTTCACAGCGTTTAGCTGAAGAAGTGCAAGATGGTTCGCCAGTTCAAGATACAAAGGTAGTAGCCTCTAATGCCAACACTGCACCCTCAATTCTAGATTTAGGTGCTGAGGCTGTTCTTGACCCTACTATCCATCCTGGTGCTGCATCTAATGTAGCTATAGATGAACCCAAGAACATCTTTTTAACTGGTGGAACTGGCTTTTTAGGAGCCTTTATTATCCGGGAATTGCTACAAGAAACCAATGCGGATATCTATTGCTTAGTGCGTGCTGTTAATGCCGAAGAAGGCAAAAGCAAACTCCAAAAGAATCTGGAACAGTATGCTATTTGGCAGGAAGAATTTAGCTCCAGAATTATTCCTATTGTTGGCGATTTATCTCAGCCTTTGTTAGGTATTGGTTCGGAACAGTTTCAAATATTAGCTGCCAATATTGATACTATTTATCATAGTGCTGCTTTGTTGAATTATGTTTTCCCATACTCTGCACTGAAAGCAGCCAATGTTTTAGGTACTCAAGAAGTTTTGAGATTGGCTTGTCAAGTTAAAGTCAAGCCTGTACATTACGTTTCTAGTGTTGCTGTTTTTGAATCTACTGCTTATGCTGGCAAGGTTGTCAAAGAGCAGGATGAATTCAATCATTGGGAAGGCATTTATCTTGGTTACTCACAAACTAAATGGGTAGCTGAAAAGTTAGTTAAAATTGCTCGTGACCGTGGGCTTCCTGTAACTATCCACAGACCACCACTGATTTCAGGTGATAGCAAGACAGGCATTTGTAACACACATGACTTTATCAACTTGATGACCAAGGGCTGTCTACAAATGGGATATTTCCCTGATGTAGATTATATGTTAGATATGTCACCTGTTGACTATGTAAGTAAAGCGATCGTTTATCTATCACGCCAAAAAGAATCCATAGGTAAGGCTTTCAATTTACAACATCCCCAACCCGCAGCTTTGAAAATGCTAGTTGAGTGGATACGCTCTTTTGGTTATTCAGTTGAAATGATTCCCTATGAAAAATGGCAATCTGAGTTAATCAATAATGTGACTTCTGCTGACAACCCTTTGTACACTCTGCGACCCTTTTTACTGGAACGTTGGTCTGATGAACAACTGACTATTCCTGATTTGTACTTGCAAGCGAGAAGACCCCATATTAGCTGCCAAGATACTCTCCATGCATTGGCAGGTAGTTCTATTGCTTGTCCTCCAATTGACTCTCAATTGTTCATGACTTATACCGCCTACTTGATTCAAAGCGGCTTCTTAAATATCGCTTAG
- a CDS encoding PfaD family polyunsaturated fatty acid/polyketide biosynthesis protein, translated as MTTVDTVLSKHDNGLNFSTWSHNKNQVWKGSLETVSFEKQTIKDKLMVLNKPCYIVKVAGKIGVTNEGYLSPGDNGTTAQVELLTFAAPIRIQQFGDPNFLSSHGVKYAYVTGAMAGGIASEEMVIALGKEQILSSFGAGGLTPERLEAAINRIQQALPQGPYAFNLIHSPNEPAIERRAVDLYLKYQVRTVEASAFLDLTPNIVYYRVAGLGLNSANQIEIKNKIIAKISRREVATKFLQPAPARIIKELLEQGLITELQATLAAKVPMADDITVEADSGGHTDNRPLVCVLPSIIALRDEIQAQYHYQIPIRIGVAGGIGTPQSALAAFMMGAAYIMTGSINQSCVESGACEHTKKLLAQAEMADMIMAPAADMFEMGVKLQVLKRGTMFPMRAQKLFELYRAYDSIESIPLAEREKLEKQVFRKTIAEVWEGTAAYLSQKNPEKLGKAVNNPKLKMALIFRWYLGLSSRWSSSGEKGREVDYQIWCGPAMGGFNDWVRGSYLSEPNNRGVVDVANQIMTGAAFLYRVQNLKIQGLQASDYYSQYHPVRSTSLLEI; from the coding sequence GTGACAACCGTAGATACGGTACTAAGTAAACACGATAATGGTCTTAACTTCTCCACTTGGTCGCATAACAAAAACCAGGTTTGGAAAGGTTCTTTAGAAACAGTATCTTTTGAGAAACAAACCATCAAAGATAAATTGATGGTGTTAAATAAACCCTGCTACATCGTGAAAGTTGCCGGAAAAATCGGTGTCACTAATGAGGGTTATTTATCCCCTGGTGATAATGGCACAACAGCACAAGTAGAACTCCTAACATTTGCAGCCCCAATCCGCATTCAACAATTTGGAGATCCGAATTTCCTCTCCTCTCATGGAGTGAAATATGCCTACGTTACCGGCGCAATGGCTGGTGGAATTGCTTCCGAAGAAATGGTCATTGCACTCGGAAAAGAGCAAATTTTGAGTTCCTTTGGTGCAGGTGGTTTAACTCCAGAACGTTTGGAAGCAGCCATAAATCGCATTCAACAAGCTTTACCTCAAGGGCCCTACGCATTTAATCTAATCCACAGCCCCAACGAACCTGCGATTGAACGCCGGGCTGTAGATTTATACCTCAAATATCAAGTAAGAACAGTAGAAGCATCTGCATTTCTCGACTTGACTCCCAACATTGTTTATTACCGTGTTGCTGGATTGGGATTGAATAGCGCCAATCAAATTGAAATCAAAAATAAAATCATTGCCAAAATTTCTCGCCGAGAAGTTGCTACTAAATTTTTGCAACCAGCACCAGCCAGAATAATCAAAGAACTTCTTGAACAAGGGTTAATTACTGAGTTACAAGCAACCCTTGCAGCTAAAGTTCCAATGGCTGATGATATTACCGTCGAGGCTGATTCTGGAGGTCATACAGATAACCGTCCCTTGGTTTGTGTGTTACCTTCTATTATTGCCTTGCGGGATGAAATTCAAGCACAATATCATTACCAAATACCCATTAGAATCGGCGTTGCAGGGGGAATTGGTACACCACAATCAGCATTAGCAGCCTTTATGATGGGTGCTGCTTATATAATGACCGGTTCCATCAATCAGTCATGTGTTGAATCTGGGGCTTGTGAACATACCAAAAAGTTATTAGCCCAAGCAGAAATGGCTGATATGATAATGGCTCCAGCAGCAGATATGTTTGAAATGGGAGTCAAATTGCAAGTTCTCAAACGGGGTACAATGTTCCCCATGCGAGCACAGAAATTATTTGAACTCTATCGCGCTTATGATTCCATTGAAAGCATCCCCCTTGCAGAAAGAGAGAAATTAGAAAAGCAAGTTTTTCGCAAAACTATTGCCGAAGTATGGGAAGGAACTGCGGCTTATTTATCCCAAAAGAATCCTGAAAAACTTGGGAAAGCAGTCAATAATCCTAAACTAAAAATGGCATTGATTTTCCGTTGGTATTTAGGATTATCTTCTCGCTGGTCGAGTTCTGGTGAAAAAGGTAGAGAAGTCGATTATCAAATTTGGTGTGGCCCGGCAATGGGCGGTTTCAATGACTGGGTACGCGGTTCTTACCTGTCTGAACCAAATAATCGTGGTGTAGTTGATGTTGCTAATCAAATTATGACTGGTGCAGCCTTTTTGTACCGTGTTCAAAATTTGAAAATTCAAGGACTGCAAGCTTCCGATTATTACAGTCAATATCACCCTGTTCGTTCTACATCATTGTTGGAGATTTAA
- a CDS encoding SUMF1/EgtB/PvdO family nonheme iron enzyme, protein MIEVSLKVFCSYSHNDEPLKDELAKHLTMLERQGVISTWHDRKIPPGKEWDQQINENLNTADIILLLVSSDFIYSKYCWDIEVTKAIERHEAGEAFVIPIILRNVSWQSAPFAKLQALPKNALPVKSWNNQDDAFTNVAQGIKFAAEQLIKERQEKQASREAAIVKYRQQAEEFASDGEISLVESEILKDLQEKLKLTDLEASAIREKALEPYGIYKKHIDKYRLFLTNFIDEQGYPLNEKAKNELKKLQQYYVLKDEDVVCVEKEQEVEYQKRQAEKLLQEQEAKLFTENLGNGVVLEMFAIPGGQFFMGSPENEPERYSDESPQHTVTVQPFFMGKFPVTQSQWAIVATLKKVNIDLNSEPSNFKGANRPVECVSWDDAVEFCARLSNKTGKNYRLPSEAEWEYACRAGTTTPFYFGETITTDLANYDGNYTYNSGSKGEFLCQTTDVGKFPPNFFGLFDMHGNVWEWCQDTWHENYNGAPTDASPWISPNENRLLRGGSWYFNPGRCRSAIRYSVARVVRYNEVGFRVVVAASLRT, encoded by the coding sequence ATGATAGAGGTGTCGCTCAAGGTATTCTGTTCCTACTCTCACAACGACGAACCTCTAAAGGATGAATTAGCTAAACATCTTACTATGTTGGAACGGCAAGGTGTAATTTCAACCTGGCACGATCGCAAAATACCACCTGGAAAAGAATGGGATCAGCAGATTAATGAAAATTTGAACACAGCCGATATCATTTTATTGCTCGTCAGTTCAGACTTTATATACTCTAAATACTGTTGGGATATTGAAGTTACCAAAGCAATAGAACGCCACGAAGCTGGAGAGGCTTTTGTCATTCCAATTATTCTGCGAAACGTTTCTTGGCAATCGGCACCATTTGCTAAACTACAGGCTCTGCCCAAAAATGCCTTACCTGTTAAATCTTGGAATAATCAAGACGATGCATTCACAAATGTAGCTCAGGGAATTAAGTTTGCTGCTGAACAACTAATTAAGGAGCGTCAAGAAAAACAGGCAAGTAGGGAAGCCGCCATAGTTAAGTATCGTCAGCAAGCTGAAGAATTTGCGTCTGATGGTGAGATTTCTCTTGTGGAATCTGAAATCTTGAAAGATTTACAGGAAAAGTTAAAATTAACAGATTTAGAAGCCAGTGCAATCCGAGAGAAAGCATTAGAGCCTTACGGCATATATAAGAAACATATAGACAAATACAGGCTATTCTTGACAAATTTTATAGATGAACAAGGGTATCCATTGAATGAAAAAGCTAAAAATGAATTAAAAAAATTACAACAATACTATGTGCTTAAGGATGAAGATGTAGTTTGCGTAGAGAAAGAACAAGAAGTAGAGTATCAAAAACGGCAAGCAGAAAAACTTCTGCAAGAACAGGAAGCAAAGCTTTTTACAGAAAATTTGGGCAATGGTGTAGTTCTGGAAATGTTTGCAATTCCTGGTGGTCAATTCTTCATGGGTTCCCCAGAGAATGAACCAGAACGATACAGTGATGAAAGTCCACAGCACACTGTTACCGTTCAACCCTTTTTCATGGGTAAATTTCCAGTTACACAAAGCCAATGGGCTATTGTAGCTACGCTGAAAAAGGTGAATATTGATTTAAATTCCGAACCATCCAACTTTAAAGGTGCTAACCGACCTGTTGAGTGTGTTTCTTGGGATGATGCAGTTGAGTTTTGTGCAAGATTGTCTAACAAAACAGGTAAAAACTATCGCTTGCCTAGTGAGGCAGAGTGGGAATATGCTTGTCGTGCGGGAACGACTACTCCATTTTATTTTGGTGAGACGATTACGACTGATTTAGCAAATTATGATGGAAACTACACCTATAATTCTGGGTCAAAGGGTGAATTTCTTTGTCAAACAACAGATGTCGGAAAATTTCCACCAAACTTTTTTGGTTTATTTGATATGCATGGTAATGTCTGGGAATGGTGTCAAGATACTTGGCACGAAAATTATAACGGAGCACCAACAGACGCTAGCCCTTGGATAAGTCCTAATGAGAATCGGCTGCTTCGTGGTGGTTCGTGGTACTTCAATCCGGGGCGTTGCCGATCGGCGATTCGCTACAGCGTCGCACGTGTCGTTAGGTACAACGAGGTGGGTTTTAGGGTTGTGGTTGCTGCGTCACTTAGGACTTAG
- the dnaN gene encoding DNA polymerase III subunit beta, whose product MKLVCSQSDLSTNLSLVSRAVPSRPTHPVLANVLLQADAETNQVSLTAFDLSLGIRTSFNAEVWQGGAIALPAKLLVDITSRLPEGEITLDDESALTGATSGGEGLIVTLTPKSGHYQVRAMGPEEFPELPVIENTEVIYLTTAALVEGLRGSLFATSGDETKQVLTGVHLTVKQDTLEFAATDGHRLAVVETSNERPLGGTSQLEVTVPARALRELQRMLAHSASSDEPVALYFDQGQVVFAWQNQRLTSRTLEGQYPAYRQLIPRQFERQVTIERRQFVSTLERIAVLADQKNNIVKLSIDSEAQEITLSCEAQDVGSGRESMPAQISGENIEIAFNIKYLMEGLKELPSSEIQMHLNQSLTPVIFTPLGGLKMTYLAMPVQLRS is encoded by the coding sequence ATGAAATTAGTTTGCTCCCAAAGCGATCTCAGTACAAATCTCTCACTCGTTAGTCGTGCAGTACCTTCACGACCAACTCATCCAGTACTTGCCAATGTGCTGTTACAAGCGGATGCTGAAACTAACCAAGTAAGCTTAACAGCCTTCGATCTCAGCTTGGGAATCCGCACCAGCTTTAACGCAGAGGTATGGCAAGGTGGTGCGATCGCACTTCCTGCTAAGTTACTTGTAGATATCACCTCTCGTCTTCCAGAAGGCGAAATCACTTTAGACGATGAATCAGCCCTCACAGGTGCAACATCCGGTGGAGAAGGTTTAATAGTTACACTCACACCCAAAAGTGGACATTATCAAGTCCGAGCAATGGGACCGGAAGAATTTCCTGAACTACCTGTAATTGAAAATACAGAAGTAATTTATCTCACCACCGCCGCATTAGTTGAGGGATTACGGGGTTCATTATTTGCTACCAGTGGTGATGAAACTAAACAAGTACTGACGGGAGTACATTTAACAGTTAAACAAGATACCCTAGAATTTGCAGCTACCGACGGACATCGCCTAGCAGTGGTAGAAACTAGCAACGAGCGTCCTTTAGGCGGAACTAGTCAACTAGAGGTGACAGTACCAGCGAGAGCATTACGCGAACTCCAACGGATGCTAGCTCATAGTGCCTCATCAGATGAACCTGTAGCTTTATATTTCGATCAAGGTCAAGTTGTGTTTGCATGGCAAAATCAACGCTTGACTAGTCGCACATTAGAAGGGCAATATCCTGCTTATCGACAATTGATTCCGCGTCAATTTGAACGACAAGTGACAATTGAACGGCGACAATTTGTCAGCACATTGGAACGGATTGCTGTGCTAGCAGACCAGAAAAATAATATTGTCAAACTTAGTATTGATAGCGAAGCTCAAGAAATTACCTTATCTTGTGAAGCTCAAGATGTGGGTAGTGGTAGAGAGTCAATGCCGGCGCAGATATCTGGAGAAAACATTGAAATTGCTTTTAACATTAAATATCTGATGGAAGGTTTGAAAGAGTTACCATCTTCCGAAATTCAAATGCACCTAAATCAAAGCCTGACTCCAGTTATTTTTACACCATTGGGTGGTTTGAAAATGACTTATTTAGCTATGCCTGTGCAACTGAGAAGTTGA
- the hetI gene encoding 4'-phosphopantetheinyl transferase HetI: MTATHHFWLPAPTDLTLLPDEIHVWRIELDQPELQLQNLAATLSNDETARAERFYFQEHRQRFIAGRGILRTILGRYLGIQPLQVQFNYQQRGKPVLADAFADSGLAFNLSHSQGLGLCAVNCTRPIGVDLEYIRPMSDIEALAKRFFLPREYEMLRSLSPNQQQEVFFRYWTCKEAYLKATGDGLSQLEQVEVSLTPTEPAKLQILEDWSLFELVPANNYVAAVAVENFGWNLKCWQY; this comes from the coding sequence ATGACCGCTACTCATCATTTCTGGCTACCTGCACCGACAGATTTAACTTTGTTACCAGATGAGATTCATGTCTGGCGTATAGAACTTGACCAACCAGAACTACAACTGCAAAATTTAGCAGCAACTCTTTCCAATGACGAAACGGCTCGTGCTGAACGGTTCTATTTTCAGGAACATCGACAGCGTTTCATTGCTGGTCGTGGTATTCTGCGAACTATATTAGGTCGCTATTTGGGTATCCAACCCTTACAAGTGCAGTTTAATTATCAACAGCGTGGCAAACCAGTATTAGCAGATGCATTTGCCGATAGTGGACTGGCATTTAATTTGTCTCATTCCCAAGGGTTAGGTTTGTGTGCGGTGAATTGTACTCGCCCAATTGGTGTAGACCTAGAATATATTCGCCCGATGTCTGATATTGAAGCTCTTGCCAAACGGTTCTTTTTACCGAGAGAATATGAGATGTTGCGATCGCTATCTCCCAACCAACAGCAAGAAGTATTTTTCCGTTACTGGACTTGTAAGGAAGCTTATTTAAAAGCAACTGGAGACGGACTATCCCAGTTAGAACAAGTTGAAGTGTCGTTGACTCCTACAGAACCAGCCAAGTTACAGATATTAGAAGACTGGAGTCTTTTTGAACTAGTACCTGCAAACAATTATGTTGCTGCCGTTGCTGTAGAGAATTTTGGCTGGAACTTAAAGTGTTGGCAGTATTGA